In Massilia sp. METH4, the genomic window CAGTCCACGCTGGGCAAGCACGCCCGCATCGAGGAAATCGCGCACAAGGACCTGGGCATGACGCAGCTGACGCCGGCGCGCACCCAGTACCTGACGGAGGGCGAGGAATGAGCCGCTCGAACGCCGCCGGCTCGCGCGTGGCCGCCTCGAAGGGCGTGTCGTTCTCGAAGAGCCCCGTGCTCGCCGTGCGCCTGCCCACCTGGCGCTCGCGCGTGGTGCTGTTCGTGCTGTTCGCGGCCTTCACGGCCCTGGCCGTGCGCGCCGTATGGCTGCAAGGCCTGTCCACCCAGTTCCTGCAGAAGCAGGGCGAGATCCGCTACGCCCGCACGATCGAACTGCCGGCCACGCGCGGCAAGATCATGGACCGCAACGGCCAGGTGCTGGCGTCGTCGATTCCCGTGAAAGCCATCTGGGCGATCCCGGACGACGTGCTGCAGGCGCCGCCGGAAAAACTGCGCGCCCTGGCGGGCCTGCTGGACATGAGCGAGGCCGAGCTGCGCAAGAAGCTCGACTCGGACCGCAATTTCGTCTACCTGAAACGCCAGGTCGAGCAGGACGTCTCCGACAAGATCGCCGCGCTGAAGATCGACGGCATCGACACTCGCAAGGAATACAAGCGCTTCTACCCGCAGGGCGAAGTGATGACACACGTGGTGGGCTTCACCAACGTGGAAGACGTCGGCCAGGAATCGATGGAGCTGGCGCACCAGAAGACGCTGGTCGGCCAGACCGGCACGCGCCGCGTCATCAAGGACCGGCTGGGCCATATCGTCGAGGACATCGGCGCCAAGCACGAACCGCACGACGGCAAGGACCTGGTGCTGTCGGTCGATTCGAAGATCCAGTACATCGCCTTCACCCAGCTGAAGGCCGCGGTCGAGAAGTTCTCCGCCAAGGCCGGCGCGGCCGTGGTGCTGGACGTGCACACGGGCGAGGTGCTGGCGCTGGCCAACTACCCCAGCTACGACCCGAACGATCGCCGCAAGCTCACCGGCGCCCAGCTGCGCAACCGCGTGATGACCGATTCCTTCGAGCCGGGTTCCACGCTCAAGCCCATCACCGTGGCGCTGGCGCTGGACAAGGGCATCGTCAAGCCGCACACCAACATCGATACCGGCAACGGCCGCTACACGATCAAGGACCGCACGATCAGCGACACCAAGGCGCACCACGTGATCAATGTGCAGCAGATCGTCGAGATGTCGTCGAACATCGGCACCTCCAAGATCGCCCTGTCGATGCAGCCGCAGGAGATGTGGGAGATGTTCACCAAGGTTGGCTTCGGCCAGCAGCCGAAGTGGGG contains:
- a CDS encoding penicillin-binding protein 2, which codes for MSRSNAAGSRVAASKGVSFSKSPVLAVRLPTWRSRVVLFVLFAAFTALAVRAVWLQGLSTQFLQKQGEIRYARTIELPATRGKIMDRNGQVLASSIPVKAIWAIPDDVLQAPPEKLRALAGLLDMSEAELRKKLDSDRNFVYLKRQVEQDVSDKIAALKIDGIDTRKEYKRFYPQGEVMTHVVGFTNVEDVGQESMELAHQKTLVGQTGTRRVIKDRLGHIVEDIGAKHEPHDGKDLVLSVDSKIQYIAFTQLKAAVEKFSAKAGAAVVLDVHTGEVLALANYPSYDPNDRRKLTGAQLRNRVMTDSFEPGSTLKPITVALALDKGIVKPHTNIDTGNGRYTIKDRTISDTKAHHVINVQQIVEMSSNIGTSKIALSMQPQEMWEMFTKVGFGQQPKWGFPGAVAGRVRPYKNWRPVEQATMSYGNGISVSLIQLARSYLMFARDGDLIPLTFEKSHDMPQGQQVIKPETARQMREMLEMVVSGKDGTAKQAQIPGYRVGGKTGTAYKVENGRYAIPRKYIGSFVGIVPLSAPRFVIAVMIDEPTQGGHYGGQVAAPTFAKVAENALRAMNVPPDSTVTEIVAPTGNEGEAM